The DNA window AATTTGCCTAAGTATGAGATTAATATGAATTGAAGTATCCACCACTTACTAAGATAATTTACAACCACGAAATCTGGACAAGATATTGGAATACGTGGCACAACTCTATTTGTTCATATATTATTTGGATAAGGAAATGGATGATGGCGCTCCCAAACAAGGTTCTTAAGCCATATGCATTTTGCAAGCAATAATAATCAACTTCATCCTTAGGTGCATTTGAGAATAAAAAACCAAAATCCACAAGCAGAGAGCATAGAAAGCAGAGATGGCATCCATGACCATGACAGCCTCCCTCCTCGCCGGTTCAACCGTGACCAGGCCGTTCACAGCCCCACGAAGAGGGCTGATCATGGCCAAGGCCTCAAACGCCACCCAGGGAGGCAGGGCTAATGTAGAGATGAAGAACAAGGAAGAGAGCAGCGGTGGAAGGAGGGATTTGGTGTTCGCAGCTGCAGCCGCAGCTGCTTGGTCCGTTGCGAGAGTTGCCATGGCCGATGAGCCCAAGGCAGGGACTGAAGAAGCTAGAAAAAAGTATGCTCCCATATGCGTCACAATGCCTACCGCTAGAGTCTGCCGCAACTGAGATACTATTTAATGTTTGCATATGCAATGTTGATTCATCTCTTAGATTATTAATGTAAAAGTTTGTATCATCTTCTTGTATCCTTCCATTGAAGATTTCTGTTCTATTCTCTCTCTTCTACTTAGACTCGTCTTTTTTTCCTTCTTAACTGCATAGTTGCTTTCGCTTTGATGGTTACCTTTGATTTTACTTATGTCCATTTGGGAAATTTGCTGGATTTGATTCCGCTTCTAATAAGTGAGACTCTCATTCCGATAACTAGTTCTTCATCTTCCCATTTCGGATATCTTGAATGGTACCTGAGAATAATCTAAAGCTTTTACTGATTATAGTGCAGATCCTTAATAATCACTCAATGCACATTAATCATATAAATAGCAGCCGCACCTTCAATCACAGGCTAGTTTTTCTGATTAGTTCGGAAATCGTCACTAATTTAAAGccatttttgttaatttttttactaacaCTGTATAAAATTTACTGTTGTGAATCTgatatcaaaatgcttacaatCGCCAATTTCTTCAATTCAAAAACCATTCACCGAAAAACAGATCAATAAGAACTACAATTGCCAATAATAGATTTCTCCAATCACTAAAAGTTAATTTAACAAGAAGATACTTTTTACATGTGAAAATTGTCTTGCGTACGAAAAACAGCAtacaaacaccaaaaatataattatttccgCTCGATAAGAATGCACAATACAGATGCAAAAGCTGCCCATCAAGAAGCCATTAAGCTTCTGCATCCAATAATTCATAAATGCCATTGGCTCCTCTATCGAAACTTTCAACTACATTACTGTCTGAACTGAAAATCTCTCATAATTCTTTCAGGATAGCCGAGATAACATGATTAAACTAAAAACATGGAAACCTTATTATATTTCTAGAGAATAAATAGAAACCCAAACTTTTTGACAAATGAACTTCATAGAGTACAAGCcctaaaatacaaataaaaagtaCAGTTCTCATACGTCCCGGGGCGAGCAAAACTGTGATATAAAACGACACACTAAAACCCAATTTCTTCCATTAGAAAGCTGTTACCAAATAGTAACATCTTAGAGGGGATAGATTGCTCTGCATGCACCTTAGCGAATTTTTGTTATGCTAAGAAGCACTTCATTCAGCCTTCCCATTTTGCTGGGCAGCAACGTAGTTGCGGATAACCTCCATGGCTAACTGGTGAGCAGTCTTATCCTGTAACTTTGCGAGTTCATCGATTTTATCATATGTATCCCTGTCGGAGAAAAGTCTCAAGTTATACTTGGATGGTGAAGATGATATGCCTTCCCATTTGTCGACCCACTCCTGAAGTTTCTCAAATCCctaataaaataattgaaaagttCCAGTTACTTCACCTTAGATAGAACAAATAGTTGAACAAAGAAGTCTGCAACAAAACAGAGAGCACATTGAATAGTAATTTCCAAGCTTACCATACGGGTGGTGAACTCGCCAAATGATTCTTTGGAATGcctttttcttttccaattatAGAATAGAGGTTCAAGAACTTTTTCGAGTTCTTGAATCTTAACCTTAGTCATGAAGCTTTTAGCTAATGCAGTTTGATTGGGAGTTCCCCCGAGCCAAATCtgtttttgattaaaaatagGATGTGAGAACATCAGACTTTTTTAAATGACTCGTAAAGAGAGGAAAGATCTAAAGTCCTTTCTGTACCTGGAAGCTGTTTGGCCCATCACCAACAAATCCAAGTTCAGCCATGTATGGTCTAGCACAGCCGTTGGGACAGCCAGTAACTCTTATTACGACTGATTCATGGTATTTGAGGCCAACCTGAAATCACAAAGGCCATTTGATTATATATACATGTAGAAATTTGCACGCAgtgccaaaaaaaaattattttgaacttATTGAAATAGCAAATACCTTCTCAAATACAGTTCTAACACGTTTGAGGAGGTCTGGTATTCCACGTTCAGCTTCAGTTATTGCTAGCGGGCAAAGAGGTAAAGCTGGGCATGCCATAGCTGTCAAGTTGAGGGGGTCAACATATTTGGGTTGCTGTCCACAAGAAACAGCCGAGTCAAAATCTCAAAATGGAGGACACTGAATCAAGCCGAAAGACTAAAATAAAGGAAGAAGcaaaatgggatttaattattaaaaacaatattcCAACTGCTGAACATTGCCTAACAAGCAAGTTCTGCATAATCAGGACATTACCAAGCTAAACGCCATTATTCACAGGCCACAGCAATTGGCAGTAGATTACAACCAACACCCATACATAGGTTATAatactattatatttatatagaatTACAGCCAGCTAATTATAAAACTGATGGGGGTATCTTACCAGCAATCCGGCCTGTGCAAGAATTGCAGTGATGGGGCGCTTCCATGCCTTGCGAATGCCACACAAGATGAGGTTCTGGTTGGGAGTGATACGCACATCTAAATTGTACTTCTCTATAATCTCCCTCagtgtttttttcattttcccTCCAATACGACCATTGTCAACATGAAGCCCACAAAATAAACCACCATCACCCTGcaaacatttttttaatcagTTAGTCAACAGAAGATTTAACTGAGTATGAATTTTAAAGTCAACTACTGCAACAAGATCAAACATggtaaataaaattgaatagtaTCAAAgagcatatataaataaaaatagaatatcTTTCAGGAATTTTAGAAGAAACCTGTTCATGCCATCCCAGGTAACTCTTAAATTCCCACTCAGGCAACGGTCGGCAAGGCTCAAATTTCTTTCCATAATATTGTTCAACGACACTTCTAAACTTCTCAATTCCCCAAGAGCTGATCAAATATTTCATTCTACTAAACTTACGATCATCCCTCCTCCCATTATCTCTCTGTGTAGCAACGATAGCTTTCACTGCATACAAAATGTCTTCTTTTGGTATATAACCCAATGGTTCAGCTAGTCGTGGAAATGTTGTCTCCATTCTATGTGTTCTCCCCATACCACCACCAACCTGAGAGTAAATATTGTGAGAAACAAATAGTTGAATGTAGCTACTAAATATGTCGTTACTAGTTATATGTTCATCAAGCTTACATATATGTTGAAACCCTGAGGATTTCCATCAGCATCAGTAACCACTGCAACACCAATGTCATTTGTAAAAAGATCCACAGAGTTATCAGTTGGCACAGCGACAGCAATTTTGAACTTCCTAGGCAAGAATTGGGTTCCATATATAGGCTCAGCCGAGTCAGGAAAATTTGTTCCATGAGAATTATCATTACGAGCCTTAACAACCTCAGGAGGTTCCGCCGACAAAAACTTCTCACCATCCACCCACATATCATAGTAAAACCCCGACTGAGGAGTTAGCAGAGCCGCAATATTATCAGCAGTTTTCTGTGCAAATTGATAATCTTTCCTCGCAAAAGGAGCAGCAGGGGCCAAAACATTCCTGTTAAGATCACCACAAGCACCAAGGGTCGAACCCATATTATGAATAATACTACTCATCACAGTCTTGAGATCCTTCTTTATAACCCCATGAAGCTGAAAAGTCTGCCTAGTTGTTAATCGAAGAGTTCCAATACCGAACTGATCAGCAAGATCATCCATGGTCAAGTACAACCTATTCGGAACCTTACCACACGGATTCTTAGTACGAAGCATGAACGAGTAGGATCTTCCGCCACGCTCGTCTCTATCATACTGCTGATAGCTCCCATGGAACTTAATGAGCTGGATAGCGGATTCGTTAATGTTCGGAGCATCGGTAACTAACTCCTCATTAAGAGGATACCTAATGAAATTACTATGTTCTTTGATTATTTCAACCTTACTCCGCTTAGTCTCAGTTTCTGGCTTCACTGGCTGCcaaacaaaatgaaattttcaCACACCAGAACATCATAATTAGCTAGCGCTAACTACTAAACGCCGTCAGTAAACGGCAGGTCGTTTAATTAAGGAACGCACAGATTATTTAAAtcatatataaacaaaaattaatgcatgagaaactgaaataaaattaaagaaattctATAATAACAAAATGAAATTCCAACTATCGAACTACGAAACGCCTTCAGTAAACGGCAGGTCTTTTAATCAAGAAATGCACAGATTATTCAAAAATGCATGAGAAATTGAATCTTACAGTGGAAACAGCTCGAACAATAGACGACGACGGAGCAGAAAAGATGTTAAGATTTCTGGTTAAAGTAACGGAGTTAGGAATTGAGGATCTTAATCCGTCAAATCTCCGTAACTGAATCTTCTTCTGTTCTTTCAAAACTGTAGCTCCGAACGACGTCGTTGATGTCGCCGTCGTCATGCCGTATAATAAAATTCCGAGCTAGGGTTTTCGGATTATAGATAATATGGAAACTGAGTGAGTGGTACTGGTGATGATAATAACTGATGAATGGTAATGGAggtgatgaagaagatgaaatgaAAACGAAATATCAGtctattttatatttagtatttactatttctttttctttttttgtgcTAATATGCGCCGTCACGTGCCTGACACGAGTATATTTTTCAAGTGCGTGACGCGCTACCCTTCCTCTGTTGCGTTTGGTGTCGGACATAAAGCGTCTGTTTTTTGATGGATTATGAAGAGGCGCGTGGAGTAATGAGCGTGGGCTTAGTAAAAACAATGCAGAAATCAAATTTGGATTCTACGGTACAATGAATCTAGACGGAATTGCGTTGTAAGCAAAAGGAGAGAAATGTTAAAATATGTAAGGCCTAGATCCAGTGGGTTTGACCCATTTTCTGCAGCCTGTGAATTTTactgatttaaattttaattaagaaaaattatgtTCAACACTTGTTATTTAAcctagttattttttatttattttaagaataaagGTGATTATTTATATGAAGGTAAACttgcttaaaaataaaataaatgtgaCATGTGTAATCTAAAGATAAAACGAATTTAAACAttcgatttaaaaaataatttttatttaaaattatgcgTTTGATTTCAGTTGATCTTTCGTGTAAAGTTTGAAGAACAAAGTTaacttctataaaaaaaaaaaaaatataccatGGACGGCGTTTGACCAAATagtatttaaaaaaagattaaatagaaGAAATGATTTTTATTCTCATAACaatattaaactaatataaaatcaaataattgcAACAGTTACAAGTCGATAAATTTGAttgaaatttaatcaaatttattacaagtttatAAAGGGAATATTAGATAAATAATCATTCTTTATATATATGTCCCTTCGGATCGTGAAAGAAAGTTGAAAATAGGGAAGAAATAAGTGAAGACTGTGATGCAAGAGATGACCTGTGCTGCACCGAGGTTTGTTGTATTATTCATCATTCATGGCTGCGCAATGTGATTAATAAAAGAATAAgcaaatcaaaaattaataaattaattaatgatttCTCTCAACAGTTGAATGCAACAACTGATGGTCTTACTTGCATTACTTAGTACAAAATTACTTTCACAATTTTGTTCTTTAGAAgacttttttattaaataattctcTCTGTactaatttgaataaattatgTTGGTAAAGGGCCATGCAAATTTTAGCATTtgcaatttttatttcaatcttCATTTTTAAATAGCTTGCAATTAGCTCCACCTAACACTAGCAAATTTTTGTCATTGATGAGGAGATCATGATTAATGTAAAATTAGAGATGATAATGGAGATGGAATTTTCCCTTCTCTATGGAGATAAATccttaataaaacaaaaagtttcTATTATTTAGCTTTATGAGTATGTGAATAGAGAAAGTTTATTTTTCCACCAAAAATTTTCATTCCCGTCTCCATGGAAAACTGAGGCCTCGCTTGATTGGAGATAAATAGACTAGGGAAGTTGTACTTTTCGGGacgtatcaaatattttttacttgGTTCAATTTATACATTCTACTTTCCGGAAAGTTGGATGTTTGACTTCCCTTTAACTAGGAAAGTAACTTCACTAACAAAACTCAATGAAGTAGAACTTTCCTAGCACTTTTATTGTATTTTCCTAATTTaaccttaactttttttttcctttttagatttatataaaaattatcataggacatttttgtcttttaattaaaaattaatttcatactTCCCAggaactaaaaatcaaaacaagcaATATTTATCAACTTGCTAAGAAGTTAACATCCCAAAAACTATACTTCCCGGAAAGTTAACTTTCCGGGAATTGCTATAAAACGAACCAAGCGAGGCCTGATTTATctaatatatattagtataaatttaattataaaagtatAAAGTTATACATACTTAATTTTCTAATGattaaacaacaaaaaaacataaatatgcaTGTCAGCATTTAATCATacctttttcaaatttaaaaaatctaaatattctCCTATTAATAAAATGTGAATTAGTATACTCCAAGAAATAAGAATGACAATGGCTTTCCCGTCCCCTCTCCACCTCATTATCATTCCTATGTACAACCATACACAGCCTTAAATCAATCAGACTCCACATATCCTATTTAGAATTCGACtaaaaatatacattaaaattttaattgaactGATAAATAAACTCCAAGCAAGACTTATACAAAATGgaactaaaaagtaaaaataattacaaattagAGTTTCATAATATCTGATCAAGTTAAATGGTAGCTACTTACAAGCAGGAACAATAAAACAAAACTAACCAttaaacaaatttcaaatctTCAACATATTATATTGTTATCTACAATGAATGCCAGTGCTTAGACAAATAACCAAGCAAAGATAATTCACCATCAACAGATAGTCAAAGGAGTAACCGAAATCACATAATCAATTGCATGGAATCACTAATGGAAGCAAA is part of the Mercurialis annua linkage group LG3, ddMerAnnu1.2, whole genome shotgun sequence genome and encodes:
- the LOC126673410 gene encoding photosystem II 5 kDa protein, chloroplastic; protein product: MASMTMTASLLAGSTVTRPFTAPRRGLIMAKASNATQGGRANVEMKNKEESSGGRRDLVFAAAAAAAWSVARVAMADEPKAGTEEARKKYAPICVTMPTARVCRN
- the LOC126673406 gene encoding sulfite reductase 1 [ferredoxin], chloroplastic produces the protein MTTATSTTSFGATVLKEQKKIQLRRFDGLRSSIPNSVTLTRNLNIFSAPSSSIVRAVSTPVKPETETKRSKVEIIKEHSNFIRYPLNEELVTDAPNINESAIQLIKFHGSYQQYDRDERGGRSYSFMLRTKNPCGKVPNRLYLTMDDLADQFGIGTLRLTTRQTFQLHGVIKKDLKTVMSSIIHNMGSTLGACGDLNRNVLAPAAPFARKDYQFAQKTADNIAALLTPQSGFYYDMWVDGEKFLSAEPPEVVKARNDNSHGTNFPDSAEPIYGTQFLPRKFKIAVAVPTDNSVDLFTNDIGVAVVTDADGNPQGFNIYVGGGMGRTHRMETTFPRLAEPLGYIPKEDILYAVKAIVATQRDNGRRDDRKFSRMKYLISSWGIEKFRSVVEQYYGKKFEPCRPLPEWEFKSYLGWHEQGDGGLFCGLHVDNGRIGGKMKKTLREIIEKYNLDVRITPNQNLILCGIRKAWKRPITAILAQAGLLQPKYVDPLNLTAMACPALPLCPLAITEAERGIPDLLKRVRTVFEKVGLKYHESVVIRVTGCPNGCARPYMAELGFVGDGPNSFQIWLGGTPNQTALAKSFMTKVKIQELEKVLEPLFYNWKRKRHSKESFGEFTTRMGFEKLQEWVDKWEGISSSPSKYNLRLFSDRDTYDKIDELAKLQDKTAHQLAMEVIRNYVAAQQNGKAE